A region from the Arachis ipaensis cultivar K30076 chromosome B01, Araip1.1, whole genome shotgun sequence genome encodes:
- the LOC107612282 gene encoding uncharacterized protein LOC107612282: protein MLKVDAEFWWDGARRLLEDAGTDISWATFKEAFYKKYFSLSVRESKKMEFLQLKQDRMSIAEYTEKFERLCKFSAMYKANPDKKWKCMKYQGGLRAEILTTIAPLEIREFSSLVSKCQVIEECTQKTSIRKKRGFQEKAAESRIFSAVVTEEGLSWKTYRKATSTRHESPETSH from the coding sequence ATGCTCAAAGTTGATGCCGAATTCTGGTGGGATGGAGCAAGACGGTTGTTGGAGGATGCTGGAACAGATATCAGCTGGGCCACCTTCAAGGAAgctttctacaagaagtacttctCCCTTTCTGTTCGAGAGTCCAAGAAGATGGAGTTTCTTCAGCTGAAGCAAGATAGGATGAGTATTGCAGAGTACACAGAGAAGTTCGAGAGGCTCTGTAAATTTTCCGCAATGTATAAGGCTAATCCAGATAAAAAGTGGAAGTGTATGAAGTATCAAGGAGGGCTCAGGGCAGAGATCCTAACCACAATAGCCCCACTGGAAATCCGGGAGTTCTCCTCCCTTGTTAGCAAGTGCCAGGTGATCGAAGAATGCACACAAAAAACTAGCATCAGAAAGAAGCGAGGCTTTCAAGAAAAGGCAGCTGAATCAAGGATCTTCTCAGCAGTTGTCACAGAAGAAGGCCTTTCTTGGAAGACCTACAGGAAGGCAACCTCAACAAGGCACGAATCGCCAGAAACCTCCCACTAA
- the LOC107635391 gene encoding pleiotropic drug resistance protein 3 — MAQQAGVDEIESLRIELAEIGRSIRSSFRSYASSFRSNSSINPALDVDNNEGDALQWGEIQRLPTFERITSALFDVHDSIGTSREVKGRQVVDVSKLGAQERHLFIEKLIKHIENDNLRLLQKFRKRIDKVGIKLPTVEVRYQNLTVEAECQVVKGKPIPTLWNTLKGWIIDAGKLSILRSQHSRISIIKDANGIIKPGRMTLLLGPPGSGKTTLLLALAGKLDHSLKGLGEISYNGHTLEEFIPQKSSAYVSQYDLHIPEMTVRETLDFSARCQGVGSKDELLKEVSRREKEAGIMPDPDLDAYMKATSVKGLKRTLQTDYILKILGLDICADTLVGDPIRRGISGGQKKRLTTGEMMVGPTRALFMDEISNGLDSSTTFQIISCLQHMVHITDATALISLLQPAPETFDLFDDIVLMAEGKIVYHGPRDCIVEFFEDCGFQCPQRKGTADFLQEVISRKDQAQYWSRVEEPYSYVTVEQFIEKFKHSSFGKKLEEEISKPFDKSQSHKNALAFKKYSLTKWELFRACIMRELLLMKRNSFVYIFKSTQLVIVASIGMTVFIRTRMSVDALHGNYFMGSLFYSLIILLVDGIPELSMTVSRLSVFYKQKELCFYPAWAYSIPSAVLKIPLSLLESFIWTALTYYVIGYSPEIGRFFRQFLLLFTLHMSAISMFRFVASVFQNVAVATTAGTLTILYVLLFGGFILPKPYMPSWLRWGFWISPLSYGELAVTVNEFLAPRWQKMSTNTTLGRKIMDGRGLNFDGYFYWISIGALLGFTVLFNTAFTLVLSFFKAPSRSRALISSDKHSELQGNQENNDSFAGDSTLVESTAEPRKGQHSGGVVLPFQPLTLTFRDVQYYVDTPMEMRNRGFDKKQLQLLCDVTGSLRPGILTALMGVSGAGKTTLLDVLCGRKTGGTIEGDIRIGGYPKVQETFARISGYCEQNDIHSPNITVEESVMFSAWLRLPPQIDAITKSEFVKEVLHTIELDGIKDSLVGLPNVSGLSTEQRKRLTIAIELVANPSIIFMDEPTSGLDARAAAVVMRAVKNVVGTGRTVTCTIHQPSIDIFESFDELILMKTGGCIIYSGPLGKHSSRVIEYFESIPGMPKIKDNYNPSTWMLEVTSGSAEIELGVDFAQIYRESTLYEQNKELVEQLSSPVPGSKDLFFPSHFPQNGWEQFKACLWKQHLSYWRNPSYNLMRIMFVIAASFLFGIIFWKKGKNIDNQQDLFNIFGSMFIAILFFGINNGSSVLPVVATEXXXLYREKFAGMYSPWAYSFAQVTIEVPYLLTQAVLYVIITYPMIGYHWSAYKIFWSFYSIFCNLLYFNYLGMVIVSFTPNVQVASIACSSAYTMLNLFSGYIVPRPQIPKWWIWMYYLCPTSWALNGLLTSQYGDINKEISVTAFTDAKNRTIAEFLRDYYGFHHDLLGVTALILIVFPVIFALLFAYCIGHLNFLRR, encoded by the exons ATGGCTCAGCAGGCAGGTGTAGATGAGATAGAGTCTCTGAGAATTGAGTTGGCAGAGATTGGAAGGAGCATAAGGTCCTCATTCAGAAGCTATGCTTCCAGTTTCAGGAGCAATTCAAGCATAAATCCTGCGCTCGATGTTGATAACAATGAAGGCGATGCATTACAATGGGGTGAAATCCAGAGGCTTCCCACTTTTGAAAGGATCACTTCAGCTTTGTTCGATGTGCATGATAGTATTGGAACGAGCCGAGAAGTTAAAGGGAGGCAGGTGGTTGATGTCAGCAAGCTTGGAGCTCAAGAAAGGCATCTGTTCATCGAGAAGCTTATTAAGCACATCGAGAACGATAATCTTCGATTGTTGCAGAAATTCAGGAAAAGAATTGACAA AGTTGGTATTAAGTTACCCACTGTGGAAGTGAGATATCAAAATCTTACTGTGGAAGCAGAGTGTCAGGTAGTTAAGGGCAAGCCCATACCTACTTTGTGGAACACGTTAAAGGGGTGGATCATT GATGCAGGTAAATTGTCAATCCTACGATCTCAACACTCCCGCATAAGTATAATCAAAGATGCCAACGGCATTATTAAGCCTGGAAG GATGACCTTATTGCTTGGCCCTCCAGGAAGTGGCAAAACAACACTATTGTTGGCTCTGGCAGGGAAACTTGACCATTCTCTCAAG GGTTTAGGGGAAATTTCTTACAATGGACACACACTAGAAGAATTCATTCCCCAAAAATCCTCAGCTTATGTAAGCCAATATGATCTGCATATTCCAGAGATGACAGTTAGGGAAACACTTGATTTCTCAGCACGTTGTCAAGGTGTAGGAAGCAAAGATG AGCTTCTGAAGGAAGTaagtagaagagagaaagaagcagGAATAATGCCAGACCCTGATTTAGATGCATATATGAAG GCGACATCAGTGAAGGGATTGAAGAGAACTCTTCAAACGGACTACATTTTGAAG ATCCTTGGTCTCGATATCTGTGCCGACACATTGGTTGGAGATCCTATAAGAAGAGGTATATCGGGGGGTCAAAAGAAAAGGTTAACAACAG GAGAAATGATGGTTGGACCAACAAGAGCTCTCTTTATGGATGAAATTTCCAATGGCTTGGACAGTTCCACTACTTTCCAAATAATCTCCTGTCTTCAGCATATGGTGCATATCACAGATGCAACCGCTTTGATTTCTCTCCTTCAGCCAGCACCAGAGACCTTTGATCTCTTTGATGACATTGTTTTAATGGCAGAAGGGAAAATTGTGTACCACGGTCCACGTGATTGTATAGTTGAGTTCTTCGAGGACTGTGGGTTCCAGTGTCCACAACGAAAAGGCACTGCTGACTTTCTTCAAGAG GTTATCTCTAGAAAAGACCAAGCACAGTATTGGAGCAGAGTAGAAGAACCTTATAGCTATGTTACTGTTGAACAGTTCATTGAGAAATTTAAGCATAGTTCATTTGGCAAAAAGCTGGAGGAGGAGATCTCAAAGCCATTTGACAAGTCTCAGAGCCATAAGAATGCTCTCGCCTTTAAAAAATACTCATTAACAAAGTGGGAATTATTTAGGGCTTGCATAATGAGGGAGCTTCTTCTAATGAAAAGGAATTCTTTTGTCTACATATTCAAGTCAACGCAACTTGTGATCGTTGCTTCTATAGGAATGACTGTTTTCATTCGGACACGAATGTCTGTTGATGCACTTCATGGGAATTATTTCATGGGGTCGTTATTCTATTCACTCATCATACTTTTGGTTGATGGAATTCCAGAACTTTCTATGACAGTATCGAGACTTTCAGTGTTCTACAAACAGAAAGAGCTGTGCTTTTATCCTGCTTGGGCTTATTCAATCCCTTCAGCCGTTCTCAAGATTCCACTTTCATTGTTGGAATCTTTCATTTGGACTGCACTTACTTATTATGTTATTGGTTACAGCCCTGAGATTGGCAG GTTCTTTCGCCAATTCCTCCTCCTATTTACCTTGCACATGTCAGCAATATCAATGTTTCGATTCGTTGCCTCAGTTTTCCAAAATGTGGCTGTTGCTACGACGGCTGGCACTCTGACCATACTATATGTTTTACTATTTGGAGGCTTCATCCTCCCAAAGC CCTATATGCCATCCTGGTTACGGTGGGGATTTTGGATTTCTCCTTTGTCATATGGAGAGTTGGCTGTGACGGTGAATGAATTTCTTGCTCCTAGATGGCAAAAG ATGTCTACAAACACAACGTTGGGTCGCAAAATAATGGACGGCCGTGGTCTTAACTTTGATGGCTACTTTTACTGGATATCGATTGGTGCCTTACTTGGGTTCACAGTTCTGTTTAACACAGCTTTTACACTGGTCTTGTCTTTCTTTAAGG CTCCTTCACGGTCTCGTGCTCTTATATCTTCCGACAAGCATTCAGAATTACAAGGAAATCAAGAAAACAATGATAGCTTTGCAGGAGACAGCACTCTGGTTGAAAGTACAGCAGAACCAAGAAAAGGTCAGCACTCAGGAGGAGTGGTTCTGCCTTTCCAGCCACTAACATTAACATTTCGTGATGTGCAGTACTATGTTGACACTCCTATG GAAATGAGAAACCGAGGATTTGACAAGAAGCAGCTTCAGCTTCTTTGTGACGTTACAGGTTCATTGAGACCAGGCATATTAACAGCCCTGATGGGAGTCAGTGGCGCGGGGAAAACAACTTTATTGGATGTTCTTTGTGGAAGAAAAACTGGAGGTACTATAGAAGGGGATATTAGAATCGGTGGCTATCCAAAGGTTCAAGAAACATTTGCAAGGATCTCAGGTTACTGCGAACAAAATGACATTCATTCTCCGAATATAACAGTAGAAGAATCCGTGATGTTTTCTGCTTGGCTTCGGCTTCCTCCTCAGATTGATGCAATAACTAAATCT GAATTCGTAAAGGAAGTCCTTCATACTATTGAGCTCGATGGGATCAAAGATTCCTTAGTAGGCTTGCCAAATGTTAGCGGATTGTCAACCGAGCAAAGAAAACGGCTGACCATAGCCATTGAGCTTGTTGCTAATCCTTCAATCATATTTATGGATGAACCAACTTCTGGTTTAGATGCAAGGGCAGCTGCAGTTGTTATGAGAGCAGTGAAGAATGTTGTTGGAACAGGAAGAACTGTTACATGCACCATTCACCAACCCAGTATTGATATATTCGAGTCATTTGATGAG CTAATTCTCATGAAAACTGGAGGATGCATAATCTACTCCGGCCCACTCGGAAAGCACTCAAGTCGGGTTATCGAATACTTTGAG AGTATACCAGGGATGCCAAAGATTAAAGACAACTATAATCCATCGACATGGATGCTAGAAGTAACTTCAGGTTCTGCAGAAATCGAACTCGGAGTAGATTTTGCACAAATTTATAGGGAGTCAACTTTATATGA GCAGAACAAAGAGTTAGTTGAACAATTAAGTTCACCAGTTCCTGGTTCCAAAGATTTGTTTTTTCCTTCTCATTTTCCACAAAATGGTTGGGAACAGTTTAAAGCATGCTTATGGAAACAACATTTGTCATATTGGAGAAACCCTTCATACAACTTGATGCGCATAATGTTTGTGATTGCTGCATCCTTTCTGTTTGGGATAATATTCTGGAAGAAAGGAAAGAACAT AGACAACCAGCAGGATCTCTTCAATATATTTGGTTCAATGTTCATTGCTATTCTCTTCTTTGGGATAAATAATGGCTCGTCAGTTTTACCGGTTGTGGCAACAGAG NNNNNNNTTCTGTACCGCGAAAAATTTGCTGGAATGTACTCTCCATGGGCCTATTCATTTGCACAG GTGACAATTGAGGTTCCCTATTTGTTGACTCAAGCTGTTCTCTATGTCATAATCACATACCCTATGATTGGGTACCATTGGTCTGCATACAAAATATTTTGGTCATTTTACAGCATATTCTGCAACCTGCTATACTTCAATTACCTAGGAATGGTCATTGTTTCATTCACACCAAATGTTCAAGTTGCTTCCATTGCGTGTTCCTCTGCTTACACCATGCTCAATTTGTTTTCTGGCTACATTGTGCCACGTCCG CAAATTCCAAAGTGGTGGATTTGGATGTATTATTTATGCCCCACGTCGTGGGCACTGAATGGGTTGCTTACTTCACAATATGGAGATATAAACAAAGAGATATCAGTAACAGCCTTTACAGATGCAAAAAACAGAACAATTGCTGAATTTTTAAGAGACTACTATGGTTTTCACCATGATTTGTTAGGTGTAACTGCTCTAATTCTCATTGTATTCCCCGTTATATTTGCCCTTCTATTTGCATACTGCATTGGACATCTCAACTTCTTGAGAAGGTGA
- the LOC107635404 gene encoding pentatricopeptide repeat-containing protein At3g06430, chloroplastic gives MVMASISLSFSSSVVPSPISHDKFKNTSKTNNRRSQDSSFRVIRFAISSPTNSRTASSSSASSVAKKRHWKQGEYPGVSETSLTGSTRRSPIKNIKKKLDKKNNAKAWVNTVTEALCEHIDKKQWLQALEVFDMLKEHSFYEPKEGTYMKLIVLLGKSGQPHRARQLFETMIKEGCNPTSELYTALLAAYCRSNLIDEAFSILNEMKNLPLCQPDVFTYSTLIKACMDALKFDMVELLYEEMAERNITPNTVTQNIVLSGYGRAGMFDLMEKVLSSMLHSTTCKPDVWTMNIIISVFGNMGQIDTMEKWYEKFRNFGIEPETRTFNILIGAYGKKRLYDKMSSVMEYMRKLQFPWTTSTYNNVIEAFADVGDAKHMECTFDQMRAEGMKADTKTFCCLINGYANAGLFHKVISSVRLAAKFEVPENTSFYNAILSACAKAEDLMEMERVFKRMKDKQCRPDETTFSIMVEAYRKEGMNDKIYYLEQEKQAMMADDNTVDNPEDEHHDLSVVYS, from the exons ATGGTTATGGCTTCCatttctctctccttctcttcttccgtCGTTCCCTCTCCAATTTCACACGACAAGTTCAAGAACACCTCTAAAACTAACAACCGTAGATCCCAAGATTCCTCCTTTCGTGTTATCCGCTTCGCAATTTCTTCTCCAACAAACTCAagaactgcttcttcttcttctgcttcttcggTTGCCAAGAAGAGACACTGGAAGCAAGGAGAGTACCCTGGCGTGTCAGAAACATCGTTAACCGGGAGTACGAGGAGGTCCCCGATCAAGAACATCAAGAAGAAATTAGACAAAAAGAACAATGCAAAAGCCTGGGTCAACACTGTCACTGAAGCCTTGTGTGAACACATCGACAAAAAGCAGTGGCTTCAAGCCCTAGAG GTATTTGACATGCTTAAAGAACATTCATTTTACGAACCCAAAGAAGGGACTTACATGAAACTGATTGTGTTGCTTGGTAAATCCGGTCAACCCCACCGTGCCCGCCAGCTGTTTGAAACAATGATTAAAGAAGGTTGTAACCCTACTTCTGAACTTTACACGGCCTTATTAGCTGCATATTGCAGGAGCAACCTCATTGATGAGGCTTTTTCGATTCTTAATGAGATGAAGAACCTCCCTCTTTGCCAGCCTGATGTTTTCACTTACAGCACCCTGATAAAAGCCTGCATGGATGCTTTGAAGTTTGATATGGTTGAGTTGCTATATGAAGAGATGGCAGAAAGAAATATCACGCCTAACACTGTCACTCAGAACATCGTGTTGAGTGGTTATGGAAGGGCAGGGATGTTTGACCTGATGGAGAAAGTGTTGTCAAGTATGCTGCACAGCACTACATGCAAGCCTGATGTTTGGACAATGAACATAATCATCAGTGTCTTTGGTAACATGGGCCAGATTGATACGATGGAAAAGTGGTATGAAAAATTCCGAAACTTTGGGATAGAACCGGAAACACGAACTTTTAATATCTTGATTGGTGCTTATGGAAAGAAGAGGCTGTATGACAAAATGTCATCTGTGATGGAGTATATGCGCAAGTTGCAATTTCCCTGGACAACTTCTACCTATAACAATGTGATTGAGGCATTTGCAGATGTAGGCGACGCTAAACATATGGAGTGTACGTTTGATCAGATGCGTGCTGAGGGTATGAAAGCGGATACTAAGACTTTCTGCTGCCTTATCAATGGGTATGCAAATGCTGGCCTCTTCCACAAAGTAATTAGCAGTGTTCGCCTGGCCGCAAAGTTTGAGGTACCTGAGAACACATCCTTTTATAACGCAATCTTGTCTGCATGTGCAAAGGCTGAGGATTTGATGGAGATGGAGAGGGTTTTCAAGCGCATGAAGGATAAACAGTGTCGACCAGATGAAACAACATTCTCCATCATGGTAGAGGCATATAGAAAAGAGGGTATGAATGACAAGATATACTATTTGGAGCAGGAAAAACAGGCAATGATGGCTGATGATAATACAGTGGATAACCCCGAGGATGAACATCATGACTTATCTGTGGTTTATAGTTAA